The following are from one region of the Alicyclobacillus fastidiosus genome:
- a CDS encoding recombinase family protein, with amino-acid sequence MRTAIYTRVSTDLQAEEGFSLDAQLHRLSAYCDSQGWSIVGVYTDEGFSAKNVHRPQLERMLADVQAGIIDVVLVYRLDRLTRNVTDLHQLLQIFDRHGVGFKSATEVFDTTTAMGRLFITIIAALAQWERENLGERVRVGQAEMVRQGRYFGHTPPYGYDLHDSILSINPVEAPVIRLIFDRYLAGDGTSRLAKYLNDPNHRVPRPRGADHWSTKVVNAILKNPVYCGYVRYGNQPRNKMVNRQPVVAKSDHEPIIEEYEWRRAQELMAQRRTVGPRTGTGVHPLVGILRCGNCGGPMVGRTERAGKSGRITPYHGYMCNTRRHARTCDMKMWKQDVIEGALIGELDRVVHAALKSHFHPLQVRERNDQKQIETQLNLMKARRRKWMDAYERDLISAQDLHDRLHDISQTVNQLKSQLNTHAVQPVSVHLAEFVNLKLAWDVATPQERRELIRTMVEAAWIFPDGSMKVELRAW; translated from the coding sequence ATGCGGACAGCCATTTACACGCGCGTCTCGACGGACCTGCAAGCTGAAGAAGGATTTTCTCTCGACGCACAGCTCCATCGACTTAGCGCCTATTGCGATTCACAGGGATGGTCGATTGTCGGCGTGTACACGGATGAAGGGTTCTCAGCCAAAAACGTGCACCGCCCCCAGCTAGAGCGCATGTTGGCCGACGTACAAGCCGGCATCATCGATGTCGTATTGGTCTACCGGCTAGATCGGCTGACGCGCAACGTAACCGACCTACATCAGCTCCTTCAGATCTTCGACAGACATGGAGTGGGTTTTAAGTCGGCAACCGAAGTGTTTGACACCACGACGGCCATGGGACGATTGTTCATCACCATCATTGCGGCGCTCGCACAGTGGGAACGTGAGAACTTAGGCGAACGCGTGCGGGTCGGACAAGCGGAAATGGTCCGCCAAGGCAGATACTTTGGACACACACCTCCGTACGGGTACGACCTCCATGACAGCATCCTCTCCATCAATCCAGTCGAGGCCCCGGTCATTCGCCTCATCTTTGACCGCTATCTCGCTGGCGACGGAACGTCTAGACTGGCCAAATACCTCAATGACCCCAACCATCGCGTTCCGCGACCTCGTGGAGCCGACCACTGGTCGACAAAGGTCGTCAACGCCATTCTGAAAAACCCTGTGTACTGCGGATATGTTCGCTATGGAAACCAACCGCGCAATAAGATGGTTAACCGTCAACCAGTCGTCGCCAAAAGCGACCACGAACCAATCATCGAGGAATACGAATGGCGTCGTGCTCAAGAGCTGATGGCACAACGGCGAACGGTGGGTCCGCGAACGGGGACTGGAGTACATCCGCTCGTGGGTATCCTCCGCTGTGGAAACTGTGGCGGGCCGATGGTGGGAAGAACGGAGCGCGCAGGTAAGTCCGGCCGCATCACACCCTATCACGGGTATATGTGCAATACGCGTCGGCATGCGCGAACGTGTGACATGAAGATGTGGAAACAAGACGTCATCGAAGGGGCGCTGATTGGCGAGTTGGACCGTGTGGTACACGCGGCGCTGAAGAGTCATTTCCATCCGCTACAAGTGCGAGAACGAAATGACCAGAAGCAAATCGAGACGCAGCTCAACCTGATGAAGGCGCGTCGCCGCAAATGGATGGACGCCTACGAACGGGATCTGATTTCGGCACAGGACCTTCACGACCGACTACATGACATCTCACAAACGGTGAACCAACTGAAGTCGCAGTTGAATACTCACGCGGTGCAACCGGTATCGGTTCATCTCGCGGAGTTTGTCAATCTCAAGCTGGCCTGGGATGTGGCCACACCCCAAGAACGACGAGAGCTTATTCGCACAATGGTCGAAGCCGCCTGGATTTTTCCAGACGGATCGATGAAGGTTGAACTACGTGCGTGGTGA
- a CDS encoding metal-sulfur cluster assembly factor encodes MVDLGQVKEQLTHVLDPEIGINVVDLGLIYDISEPRDGQVNIKMTLTTPDCPLHEGFLDAVEGAVAPVNGVEYVKVDVVFDPPWTPDRMNQDVRKQLGIQ; translated from the coding sequence ATGGTTGACCTCGGGCAGGTCAAAGAGCAGTTGACACACGTGTTGGATCCTGAAATCGGGATCAACGTCGTGGATCTTGGCTTAATTTACGACATTTCTGAACCGAGAGATGGGCAAGTGAACATCAAAATGACGTTGACGACGCCAGATTGCCCACTTCACGAGGGATTCTTGGATGCCGTTGAGGGCGCCGTGGCACCCGTGAACGGTGTGGAGTACGTCAAAGTCGATGTCGTATTCGATCCGCCTTGGACGCCGGATCGGATGAATCAGGACGTGCGTAAGCAGCTTGGCATTCAGTGA
- the ppdK gene encoding pyruvate, phosphate dikinase, translating to MSKWVYLFDEVTEPDKMLLGGKGANLADMTNHGLPVPPGFTITTQACHTFSDAGDSLTSEMRAQIESAIGEIERRTGKGFGDAERPLLVSVRSGAPISMPGMMDTVLNLGLNHDTVEGLVRVTNNPRFAYDSFRRFIQMFGDVVLGIPHHQFEHTLQAIKRHHGVTEDQQATAEIWRQVVDEYLALVERESGGPFPMDPRTQLEMAIGSVFRSWRNARAIVYRRVHHIPDTLGTAVNVQSMVFGNMGDDSGTGVAFTRNPSTGENELFGEYLINAQGEDVVAGIRTPSKIHTLQQEMPDIYESFVGVCRRLESRYKDVQDIEFTIESGRLYLLQTRSAKRSAQAAVKIAVDLVREGVIDKMTAIGRVSAEQIDQLLHPSIDESTPQEVLGTGLPASPGAASGQVVFDADLAEELGRAGTKVILVRTETTPEDIHGIVMAQGILTSRGGMTSHAAVVARGMGKPCVCGCDDLAIDEASGTCRLGGQTISQGDILSIDGGSGRILKGEIKLVTPDMSEEFECLMKWADDVRRLGVRANADTPDDAAKARSFGAEGIGLCRTEHMFMDADRLPVVQQMILASTKEERAAALERLLPMQRDDFYGILQAMDGFPVTIRLLDPPLHEFLPNMEELIAKQAELKATLMYAPSEDAKQALNDVTVLLSKVRGLHEMNPMLGHRGCRLGLTMPEVYEMQTRAIFEATVALIQQGRNPRPEIMIPLVGHVEELRRMRELVERVGLDVAQEAAVELAVPIGTMIEVPRAALTADEIAPTADFFSFGTNDLTQTTFGYSRDDAEGKFLQWYVQENVLPQNPFASLDRDGVGQLVEIAGRKGRSRKVSLKLGVCGEHGGDPDSIAFFHNVGLNYVSCSPYRVPVARLSAAQAVLSL from the coding sequence ATGAGCAAATGGGTCTATTTGTTTGACGAAGTGACGGAGCCCGACAAAATGCTGTTAGGTGGAAAAGGGGCGAACTTAGCGGACATGACGAACCACGGTCTGCCCGTGCCCCCTGGGTTTACCATCACCACGCAGGCCTGTCATACCTTCTCGGACGCTGGAGACTCGTTGACGTCAGAGATGCGAGCGCAAATCGAGTCGGCCATCGGCGAGATCGAACGGCGGACCGGCAAGGGGTTCGGAGACGCCGAGAGGCCCTTGCTGGTGTCGGTTCGCAGCGGCGCTCCGATCTCGATGCCGGGCATGATGGACACCGTGCTCAACCTGGGCCTGAATCACGACACCGTGGAAGGTTTGGTGCGCGTTACGAATAACCCTCGCTTCGCGTATGATAGTTTTCGCAGATTTATCCAAATGTTCGGTGATGTTGTGTTGGGGATACCCCACCATCAATTCGAACACACTCTCCAGGCAATCAAGCGCCACCACGGCGTGACAGAGGATCAACAGGCGACGGCGGAGATCTGGAGGCAAGTCGTGGACGAGTATTTGGCGCTCGTCGAACGCGAGAGCGGCGGGCCATTCCCGATGGATCCTCGCACTCAGCTCGAGATGGCTATAGGTTCAGTGTTTCGCTCCTGGAGAAACGCGCGGGCCATCGTCTATCGCCGGGTTCACCACATCCCGGACACCTTGGGGACGGCCGTGAATGTCCAGTCGATGGTGTTTGGAAACATGGGGGACGACTCCGGAACTGGGGTCGCGTTTACCCGCAATCCGTCTACAGGCGAGAACGAGCTGTTTGGCGAGTACCTGATCAACGCGCAGGGTGAGGATGTCGTCGCAGGCATTCGCACGCCGTCCAAGATCCACACTTTGCAACAGGAGATGCCTGATATTTACGAATCGTTCGTGGGTGTCTGCCGGCGGCTTGAGAGCCGCTACAAAGACGTTCAGGATATCGAGTTCACCATCGAATCGGGCCGGTTGTATTTGCTGCAGACGCGGTCGGCCAAACGCAGCGCGCAAGCGGCTGTGAAAATCGCGGTCGATCTCGTCCGTGAGGGCGTGATCGACAAAATGACAGCGATTGGACGCGTCAGCGCGGAACAAATCGATCAGCTTCTGCATCCGAGTATCGATGAAAGCACGCCGCAGGAGGTACTTGGTACCGGACTGCCGGCTTCACCTGGTGCCGCGAGCGGACAGGTGGTGTTCGATGCAGACCTCGCCGAAGAGCTCGGGCGAGCTGGCACCAAGGTGATCCTGGTGCGCACGGAGACGACGCCGGAAGACATTCACGGCATCGTCATGGCCCAAGGGATCCTCACAAGTCGCGGTGGGATGACCAGTCACGCGGCGGTGGTTGCCCGGGGAATGGGCAAACCGTGCGTATGTGGATGCGATGATTTGGCCATCGATGAAGCGTCAGGCACTTGCAGACTTGGCGGACAGACCATCTCGCAAGGCGATATTCTGTCCATCGACGGAGGCTCTGGGCGCATCCTCAAGGGAGAAATCAAGCTTGTCACACCGGATATGTCGGAAGAGTTCGAATGCCTGATGAAGTGGGCGGACGATGTGCGCCGCCTTGGCGTGCGGGCCAATGCGGACACGCCGGACGACGCTGCCAAAGCCCGGTCCTTTGGGGCGGAGGGCATCGGATTGTGTCGGACGGAGCACATGTTTATGGACGCCGATAGGTTGCCGGTGGTGCAGCAGATGATCCTCGCATCGACGAAAGAGGAACGGGCTGCAGCACTCGAGCGCTTGTTGCCGATGCAACGCGACGACTTTTACGGCATTCTGCAGGCGATGGACGGCTTTCCTGTCACCATTCGCCTCTTAGACCCACCGCTGCACGAGTTTCTTCCCAACATGGAGGAACTCATTGCCAAGCAAGCTGAGTTGAAGGCGACATTGATGTATGCACCGAGTGAGGATGCTAAGCAGGCGCTCAATGACGTCACCGTTTTACTCTCAAAAGTGCGTGGTTTGCACGAGATGAATCCGATGCTTGGACATCGCGGCTGTCGACTTGGATTGACCATGCCGGAAGTATACGAGATGCAGACGCGCGCCATTTTTGAGGCGACTGTAGCCCTCATCCAACAGGGTCGCAATCCCCGACCCGAGATCATGATCCCGCTGGTCGGACATGTCGAGGAGTTGCGTCGCATGCGGGAATTAGTGGAGCGTGTTGGGCTCGACGTCGCACAGGAAGCTGCTGTCGAGCTGGCGGTGCCGATTGGGACGATGATCGAGGTGCCGCGAGCCGCCCTGACTGCGGATGAGATTGCGCCTACTGCGGATTTCTTCTCGTTTGGGACGAACGACCTCACGCAGACGACATTCGGTTACTCTCGCGACGACGCCGAAGGCAAGTTCCTGCAATGGTACGTACAGGAAAACGTGTTGCCGCAGAATCCGTTCGCTTCGTTAGATCGGGACGGTGTGGGTCAACTCGTCGAGATCGCAGGGCGCAAGGGGCGCAGTCGAAAAGTATCGTTGAAACTGGGGGTCTGCGGCGAGCACGGGGGCGACCCGGACAGTATCGCCTTCTTTCACAACGTGGGGTTGAACTACGTGAGTTGTTCACCGTACCGCGTGCCTGTGGCAAGACTGTCTGCAGCACAGGCGGTGTTATCTCTGTAG
- a CDS encoding helix-turn-helix transcriptional regulator, with amino-acid sequence MYNLDARTYGGESVLEYTKRQSDILKLVQERGPITGDQIADALGVSKLTLRSDLSVLTMTGRLRARPRVGYTYNESHEAESRLSVLHELMVSDFLAVPVSVSESCSVYDAAVTMFLEDVGTLCVVDNAHLVGVLSRKDLLKVTLGGSDTKSLPVTLAMTRVPHVVTVSPESSLYDAALLMVRHEVDALPVIKVSDSPERGTEVIGRISKTTITRAFVELGQKFSV; translated from the coding sequence GTGTATAATTTGGATGCAAGAACTTATGGGGGTGAATCGGTTCTGGAGTACACGAAGAGGCAGTCCGATATCCTGAAGTTGGTTCAGGAACGTGGGCCGATTACTGGCGATCAAATCGCCGATGCTCTGGGGGTCTCAAAGCTCACCCTTCGCTCGGACTTATCCGTCTTGACGATGACGGGGAGGCTGCGAGCTCGGCCGCGTGTTGGATATACGTACAACGAATCACACGAAGCGGAGTCGCGGCTGTCGGTACTGCACGAGCTCATGGTATCCGACTTTTTAGCAGTACCTGTGTCGGTGAGCGAGTCGTGTTCGGTGTACGATGCGGCCGTGACGATGTTTTTGGAAGACGTTGGAACGCTGTGCGTGGTCGACAATGCACATCTCGTTGGGGTGTTGTCGCGCAAAGATCTCCTCAAGGTGACACTCGGCGGTTCCGATACCAAATCTTTGCCGGTGACGTTGGCGATGACCAGAGTGCCGCATGTCGTCACGGTTTCGCCCGAGTCCTCCCTGTATGATGCCGCGTTGCTGATGGTTCGCCACGAGGTCGACGCGTTGCCCGTCATCAAGGTCAGCGACTCGCCGGAGCGGGGCACGGAGGTCATAGGTCGGATTTCGAAGACCACCATTACGCGAGCGTTTGTGGAGTTGGGCCAAAAGTTCAGCGTATAG
- a CDS encoding DUF1540 domain-containing protein — protein MDVNVKCSVSNCYFWKDDNNCSAPAIMVTVDGNARANFNEEIADEIMVDLENTHQAPSSANTCCHTFRQA, from the coding sequence ATGGACGTAAATGTGAAATGTAGTGTGTCCAACTGCTACTTCTGGAAAGACGACAACAATTGCAGTGCGCCAGCCATCATGGTGACCGTGGACGGAAATGCACGAGCCAACTTCAACGAAGAAATCGCTGATGAAATCATGGTGGACTTGGAGAATACGCACCAGGCACCGTCCTCGGCCAATACCTGCTGTCATACGTTTCGTCAAGCGTAG
- a CDS encoding retropepsin-like aspartic protease has product MRRPIAVLRGTFVNDLFLIPLTVNGRKVRHIVVDTGASTLIFNGKVARQLRLPNLGAVGVAGVGGTANAFRSKCDVKFSSKLFRNVPCVVIQHFSKPGLLGLKFFRDHHLALALNPSTETLKIYAMKPNGKASRAT; this is encoded by the coding sequence ATGCGCCGGCCAATTGCCGTACTTCGTGGCACCTTCGTCAATGACTTGTTTTTGATCCCGCTGACGGTCAACGGTCGGAAGGTGCGCCATATCGTTGTCGATACGGGAGCGTCCACGCTGATCTTTAACGGAAAAGTAGCCCGTCAACTGAGATTGCCCAACCTAGGCGCCGTAGGTGTGGCTGGTGTCGGAGGCACGGCCAACGCTTTCCGTTCGAAATGCGATGTGAAATTTTCATCTAAGTTGTTCCGGAATGTACCTTGCGTAGTGATTCAACATTTTTCGAAACCAGGATTATTAGGACTGAAATTCTTTCGCGATCACCACCTCGCACTCGCCCTGAATCCGTCCACCGAAACGTTGAAAATTTACGCTATGAAGCCGAACGGGAAAGCGAGTCGTGCAACATGA
- a CDS encoding kinase/pyrophosphorylase, whose translation MQPTVYIVSDAIGETAEFVARAAASQFDESHVTYRKYAGVKDTQTIERIVLRAKEEGAFIAFTFVIRPLRDALLADAAEHEVAVVDIMGPMLNAFERLLGQVPIGRPGVVHQLDADYYRRVEAVEFAVKYDDGRDPRGLSRADVILIGVSRTSKTPLSMYLAHKQLRVANVPLVPEVTPPPFLFEAGGRGKVIGLTIRPENLHVIRKQRLQALGLVSQANYASDERILEELAYAADVMKRIGCPVIDVTDRAVEETASVIQNYLPIEEDHWI comes from the coding sequence GTGCAACCCACGGTCTACATTGTATCAGATGCGATTGGAGAAACGGCCGAATTTGTGGCGAGGGCGGCTGCGAGTCAGTTCGACGAGTCACACGTCACGTACCGAAAGTATGCGGGTGTCAAGGACACGCAGACCATCGAGCGCATCGTGTTGCGCGCCAAAGAGGAAGGGGCGTTCATCGCGTTCACCTTTGTGATACGTCCCTTGCGAGATGCACTTCTCGCCGATGCGGCAGAGCACGAGGTGGCCGTCGTCGACATCATGGGCCCCATGTTGAACGCGTTCGAGCGCCTTCTGGGGCAAGTTCCGATTGGCCGACCGGGTGTCGTCCATCAGCTCGACGCCGATTATTACCGCCGCGTCGAGGCCGTAGAGTTTGCGGTGAAGTATGACGACGGGCGGGATCCCCGCGGACTTTCTCGCGCCGACGTCATTCTCATCGGCGTTTCCCGGACCTCGAAAACGCCGCTTAGCATGTACTTGGCACACAAGCAGTTGCGCGTGGCGAATGTGCCTCTGGTGCCCGAGGTGACACCGCCGCCCTTTCTGTTTGAAGCCGGCGGCCGGGGCAAAGTCATCGGCTTGACCATCCGCCCTGAGAATCTTCATGTCATCCGCAAACAGCGATTGCAGGCACTAGGTCTCGTCAGTCAAGCAAATTATGCGAGTGATGAGCGAATCTTGGAGGAGCTTGCGTACGCTGCCGACGTCATGAAGCGAATCGGGTGCCCGGTCATCGACGTGACCGATAGGGCCGTTGAGGAGACTGCCAGCGTCATTCAAAATTATTTGCCAATCGAGGAGGATCATTGGATATGA
- a CDS encoding cold-shock protein produces MFGKRNDEVVPNVETPVWSCTNDTCNVWMRQNFSFDAEPRCPVCQSPMTQDVRELPEI; encoded by the coding sequence ATGTTTGGTAAACGCAACGACGAAGTGGTTCCAAACGTCGAAACTCCGGTATGGTCCTGTACCAACGACACGTGCAACGTCTGGATGCGTCAAAACTTTTCTTTTGATGCTGAGCCCCGCTGCCCAGTTTGTCAGTCGCCGATGACCCAAGATGTCCGCGAATTGCCAGAAATCTAA
- a CDS encoding phage holin family protein, protein MNWLRMIIRFVVSALVYQFVAFLVPGFRIANFGSAIIAAIVVALIGWAVEALFGRTRMSRFGHGIIGFVVSVVILYVAQWIVPGMSVTVLGAIIASLVIGIIDMILPVEKPGVSSNRD, encoded by the coding sequence ATGAACTGGCTCAGAATGATTATTCGGTTTGTCGTATCCGCATTGGTGTACCAGTTTGTGGCATTCTTAGTGCCCGGATTTCGCATCGCCAATTTCGGGTCAGCCATCATCGCAGCAATCGTCGTTGCGCTGATCGGATGGGCTGTGGAAGCATTATTTGGGCGTACGCGAATGAGTCGCTTCGGACACGGGATTATCGGCTTTGTCGTTAGTGTGGTGATCCTGTATGTCGCTCAGTGGATCGTTCCGGGAATGTCTGTGACGGTACTTGGGGCTATCATCGCATCACTCGTCATCGGAATTATCGACATGATTCTACCGGTGGAGAAACCAGGTGTTTCGTCTAATCGGGACTAG
- a CDS encoding cold-shock protein: MQEGIVKWFNSEKGFGFIQVEGGDDVFVHFSAIQGNGFKSLDEGQRVSFDIVEGPKGPQAANVVKY; this comes from the coding sequence ATGCAGGAAGGTATCGTAAAGTGGTTTAATTCGGAAAAAGGCTTTGGCTTTATCCAAGTCGAGGGCGGCGACGACGTATTCGTACACTTCAGCGCAATCCAAGGCAACGGTTTCAAATCGCTCGACGAAGGTCAACGCGTGTCTTTTGACATCGTCGAAGGACCAAAGGGCCCACAGGCAGCAAACGTTGTAAAATACTAA
- a CDS encoding nitronate monooxygenase family protein yields MLNNSLTRILQIRYPIIQGGLAYVANGKLAAAVSNAGGLGQVGAAGRTPEAFREQIRVAKSLTDQPFGVNIPVSRHTDNSPYVQVALEEAANIVSVSLSAGDPRPFVPSLKAAGLKVLLVVATVRQAVRAQEVGADVLICEGFEAGGHDSPLENTVFTLVPQVVQIAEVPVVAAGGVASGRQVAAAFMLGAEGVQMGTRFVATAECEAHPRYKDLLVQAGDDGTVVLERTLGVSTRVLKNDYAAAALDVERADPSGLKLRPLMTGERNRLAAIDGRTDEGYLYAGQSVGLISSVVPAGEAIEQIVEETRRALGNTSQYQAWL; encoded by the coding sequence ATGCTGAACAACTCACTGACTCGTATACTACAGATCCGCTACCCTATCATCCAAGGAGGGTTGGCTTACGTCGCAAATGGCAAGCTGGCGGCGGCTGTTTCAAACGCGGGCGGCCTTGGGCAGGTAGGTGCCGCGGGCAGGACCCCGGAGGCGTTTCGCGAGCAGATTCGCGTGGCGAAGTCCCTGACGGATCAGCCGTTTGGCGTGAATATCCCCGTCAGTCGCCACACGGATAATTCCCCGTACGTGCAAGTTGCATTGGAAGAGGCTGCAAATATTGTCTCAGTCAGTCTCTCGGCGGGCGATCCGCGCCCGTTTGTGCCAAGTTTGAAAGCTGCTGGACTCAAAGTGTTATTGGTCGTGGCCACCGTTCGCCAGGCGGTCCGGGCACAAGAGGTGGGCGCGGATGTACTCATTTGCGAAGGGTTTGAGGCAGGGGGACATGACAGCCCGTTGGAAAACACGGTCTTTACGCTTGTGCCTCAGGTGGTGCAGATAGCCGAGGTGCCGGTCGTTGCAGCAGGTGGAGTCGCGAGTGGCAGGCAAGTCGCAGCGGCGTTCATGCTGGGGGCAGAGGGCGTGCAAATGGGGACGCGCTTTGTGGCGACTGCGGAATGTGAAGCTCATCCGCGCTATAAGGATTTACTCGTCCAGGCTGGCGACGATGGTACAGTGGTCCTGGAGCGTACGCTTGGCGTGAGCACGCGCGTCCTGAAGAACGATTACGCTGCGGCGGCATTGGACGTGGAGCGAGCGGATCCCTCTGGTCTCAAGCTCCGTCCGTTGATGACTGGCGAGAGAAATCGGTTGGCCGCAATCGACGGGCGAACGGATGAAGGTTACTTGTATGCGGGGCAGAGTGTCGGACTCATTTCCTCGGTCGTACCAGCGGGAGAGGCGATTGAGCAAATCGTCGAGGAAACGCGCAGGGCTCTCGGGAACACAAGCCAATACCAGGCCTGGCTTTAG